From Halobacterium sp. R2-5, the proteins below share one genomic window:
- a CDS encoding sulfurtransferase, whose product MSEEWVASADWLAEHLDDVALVDVRDAWEYDGIGHLPGAVNVPFDEFRSEGGPEGMMPEPDEWAELLGEAGVERGDTVVAYDDTHGVFAARFLVTALYYGHDDLRLLDGDYSAWLREHETTGEAPDVTPTDYEPGEPREDVFVDADDVLAARDDPDAVVVDTREPREFEEGHIPCAVNLDWKEVVDDETRGLKPREDVEELLADRGVTPDERVVLYCNTARRISHTFVVLRWLGFPDVAFYEGSLTDWTERGHPLA is encoded by the coding sequence ATGAGCGAGGAATGGGTCGCGTCCGCGGACTGGCTCGCCGAACATCTCGACGACGTCGCCCTCGTGGACGTCCGCGACGCGTGGGAGTACGACGGCATCGGGCACCTCCCGGGCGCGGTGAACGTGCCCTTCGACGAGTTCCGGTCGGAAGGCGGCCCGGAGGGGATGATGCCCGAACCGGACGAGTGGGCGGAGTTGCTGGGCGAGGCGGGCGTCGAGCGCGGCGACACCGTCGTCGCGTACGACGACACGCACGGTGTGTTCGCGGCGCGCTTCCTCGTCACCGCGCTGTACTACGGCCACGACGACCTGCGGCTGCTGGACGGCGACTACAGCGCGTGGCTGCGCGAGCACGAAACCACCGGCGAAGCGCCCGACGTGACGCCGACCGACTACGAGCCCGGCGAGCCGCGGGAGGACGTGTTCGTGGACGCCGACGACGTGCTCGCGGCGCGCGACGACCCCGACGCCGTCGTCGTGGACACCCGCGAGCCGCGGGAGTTCGAGGAGGGGCACATCCCGTGCGCGGTGAACCTCGACTGGAAGGAGGTCGTCGACGACGAGACCCGCGGGCTGAAGCCCCGCGAGGACGTCGAGGAACTGCTCGCCGACCGCGGCGTCACGCCCGACGAGCGAGTAGTGCTTTACTGCAACACGGCCCGGCGCATCAGCCACACGTTCGTCGTGCTGCGGTGGCTCGGCTTCCCGGACGTCGCGTTCTACGAGGGGAGTCTCACCGACTGGACGGAGCGGGGCCACCCGCTGGCGTAG